TGTCAGCCTTTGGTAATGTTCTAAGGGGCTCTTTTGCCTGCAATAATGAAATTAAACCTTACACTACAGTGATATTAAATTGAAAAGTTGGTATTTTAATATGCTAATATGAAGTTTTTTTGCTCTAAGCTTGATTCCTTTGAGTTCACAAGCAACTTCATATTGATTTATTTCATAGAAGGGAGTTCAAATGAGCAAAAATGCAGATTTGTTCCGACAGGGATCTCTTTGACGTTTTTTTATAAGGAACGACCATCTTTCATTAAAATTTCACCATCATCAAATTTTTTTCCCATAGTTAACTTGCCAGTTCCCATTATTGGAAAATGTAGTGAAATTGTTTTGGCTGTTGTTCTTTTGCTAGTCAATACATTTTTTGCTTTGTTAATTACATGTTTAAAATTATCTaatatagtacatgtagtaaatgTACAGGGCAATAAGTACAGACTCCCAAACTCTTCTTGAAAGATTATCCTTAGACATGGCTAAAATACTTTTTCATGGAGATCCCTGCTGTGAAGATCTAATAATCTAAGAGTGTAAGCATTTGCAATATTCAAAACTTACTCTGTCAGAACTATAATATTGAAATCCACTTTCAGAAAACACAAAATATCTTCTCTTCCAATTCTTTCTCTACAAAATGCATATTTTACTTCTTAATATTtcataataaagatattattaaagGTAAAGAAATTTGTAACATTGGCTTTACATTATTCTGTTTAACATAAAAATGCCAAAAAGGTCAATTTCttacaaaatgaaatatcaaattttataatttttgaatgAGGTGAAGTTCTTTTCACAGAAAAATATATGAGTAACAATTACATAGTACAATTTAGTTATTAATTATTACAATTCATACAATTCTTAAAATATTGTATCAAGATATGTATTGCTATTACTTAATTCTCTCTTGGTGTGTGGTGCATACACATGCAACAATGATGAATTGTTGAGGCAGTATATAAATAATTCCTACAAGTAAAACCATGTTTCCAGTAAGCAAAAAGTTAAATCAAGCATACAATTATGCAATTTAGGGGAACAATTAACTCTTGTATGTTTTCTACAAAAAACAAACTCAGTGGAAAACGAGTACCACAGGGCAGGTTAATTGTTGAAAAATTATTTACACTAAGTCTAATTGAAAAGTCAGTAATTTGAAAAAGTCtttttgtttgtccttttaaCATGCTTAACAAGACAAAAGTTTGTGGAGgggttaaataaataaataaaagtaccTACCATACCACCTTGTTTGTGGAGgggttaaataaataaataaaagtaccTACCATACCACCTTGTTTAACACAGTATCCACTAATATAACTCTGCATAGCACTAGCTGACAGACCTGATGACTCATTTGGACTTTCATCTGATGACCCTGGTTCTTCATCACTGACCTTCATATAAAACAATGTTACTTgtaagaaaatttaaagaaaacaatctacatttgttataatttttcgTCTTTCTTTCCGGTGTACTTCTTGCCATTGTCAAAGTAGAACtatttcaatatatcaaattcaACTACATGATATCAGAATTAAGGGATGATATTGgccatttttcttttcaaaatctataaaagatacatgtatatgtcaacaCTTGAGcaatttttaaaaatagtaaTGTTAACAGTTCTAAATTTGAAAAGCAGTTTTATAGTAATTTCCAGGAAACAAAATAACTGGAATTTGTTAAATTAactaacaacaagaatgtgtccaaagtacacggatgccccactcccactatcattttccatgttcaatggaccgtgaaattggataaaaaatataattaggcattaaaattagaaagataatatcatagggaacatttgtactaagtttcaagttgattggacttcaacttcatcaaaaactaccttgaccaaaaactttaacctgaaacatgcactttcattttctatgttcagtggaccgtgaaattggggtcaaaagtttaattttgctttaaaattagaaagatcatatcataaggaacatgtgtactaagtttcaagttgattggacttcaacttcatcaaaaactaccttgaccaaaaactttaacctgaaacatgcactttcattttctatgttcagtggaccgtgaaattggggtcaaaagtttaatttggctttaaaattagaaagatcatatcataaggaacatgtgtactaagtttcaagttgattggacttcaacttcatcaaaaactaccttgaccaaaaactttaacctgaagcgggacagacggacgaacgaacagacgaacgaacgaacgaacagacggacggacgaacgaacggacgcacagaccagaaaacataatgcccctctactatcgtaggtggggcataaaaatcaaaacaaatgttAATAAAGTCTTGAACACTAAAGGTGGTCTTGTGAGTCAAAGGAGGACAAGACAATTTTTTGTTCCAAAATCTCTTCCCCTACCTTTTTGCTTAATGTAAGTTCagcattttatcttttttatttcattgcagTATTTCTTGtacaaaattatctccctttaactaAAAGATATGTTTTACTGCATGTAGTTCTAAATCTACAGAACCCTAGCTCTAGTATGGTCCTTGtgttatttttatgatatatcCATGGTCcacaaattatcaaaaaatatcaTAAGGACCATCAGAGCTACAATTATGCAGCTATTTTAAAGTCTTTTTACATGGTAATATTTACAATGCCTTTTAATGctttcttttaaatgaaattgaGTTCACTGTGACGAACTATGAGACATTAGTATACTAGCATGGTTTTTTAACAGCAAAACATTCTATTAAGCAAATCATGTACATTGTAACTCaaacatgttttattatataaaaacttAACATATATTTCCTACAATATCAAAGCCTTGAAAAAATAACCACATAAATTGTATACACATGTTCAATCAGATAGCCAATCAGATTATTGCATTGTGGAAACATATTCTGAAAATTTTACTGAATTGCTTGGtgcataattttatttattaatttaaaaggTCATTGACATCATGTCAATAGGAAAGCTACCTTCCAACAATTTACTGATTCATTATTCGGCAAAGAAAATTTTCAAACCAGATGATTTTGGAACATGATTGCAAGTTTTTACAAATGTTTCTACcaaatgaatgataaaaatcacaCTTTTTGCAAGTAGACAAAATTGTACAGACAAAacctaaaaaaataatgaaataattaagattctttattgcaaatttttttttacatttcatatttcaatactTCTGTACACAGTTCTCCTATTTGTGACCCTCTCTGAACTATTACAGTTAATTTTCATGAGAATATCAGAAAAAGGAAGTAGCTAGTACTAGGTTTCAGGAAggtcaattttaaattttttttaacataactaGGTCAAACATATACTTAAGATTAATGTTCTGTAAACAGATATTTTGAATTGTAAATAAGTTGATTTTGGCATGTAGCCAGccctatgttaataataaaacaacaagtTAATTTTACAATCTAACATAATTCAGTCAAACATTTATTTTGGGaaccaaattttgaaaataaatattctaaattttgatcaATTAGCTCTTACTGAACTTACtccttttgtaaataaaatatctttaattgCAATTAATAAATTGGCATATAGCCATTTGTCAATGGTAAAACAAGTAATGTAGTACATTCTTTTTCAAGGCATTGATATTAACTTGATGACAAAAGCTAACCAACTGGTTCTGCACACAACACACTTTCTTACCTGTATCTTATTGTACTGtattaattaaacatttattaCTAGTAgattccattttattttttagtcaAGAAACATTTTGTCAATGTCattcatgtttatattttcatGAATTGCATTAGTGGCCCAATATATTAAACAGTCAAAAAATGGATTGAAAATTATACCATGCAATGTTCAtttcatatggtttttttttctctcgaacaAAAAACAATCCTTTCAAAAGGGAAAGCAGTGTCTTTGAATTTTCAAAGCAGTGtctaggaattttggttctcaatgctcttcaacttcgtactttatttggcctttttaacttttttggattcgagcgtcactgatgagtcgtttgtagacAAACGTCCGTCTGGCGTATAtaataaatttagtcctggtatctatgatgagtttattttgaaCTGTATGTAGCCTTCTTTGTACACTCCTATAAATTTGCAGACTTAAAGTtgttttaatttctatgtcattttggtctcttgtggagagttgtctcattggcaatcataccacatcttcttttttaatattaaaaaactagaggctccaaggtGCCTATGttgctcacctgatatttttatttacaactgatgcatgaaataatgcaacagTACTAAAAGTCTtttgcttcagtttcagagatataagtcaaaaacgAGGATGACAGACAACaaatgccaagtgatgagaaaagctcacttggtcctttgggccaggtgagcaaaaaaacaaacatatttctGGTCCAAGACTCCAATTTTATCTGTAGTTACAGTGAAATTGGGTTGCTCTGGTTGTGGGTAGGTACCGCTTTTGAAGTTACTGTAAATGACATCTTTCAAATTTGATGAAATGAAGCTGACTGACGTTAggaataaattcattaaaaaacaaaattatccaTTGATCTAGAATACAGATCTTACATTCCTTCCATGAAGCATGGTATGGTGCAAAATAACCATGCAGTTTTAATCCCTCCATTGTTGCACATGTACAGCCATTATAAACATCAAATGGTTACGTTTTTTGACATAATAAATTTGTTCTTGTAATCACTATGAGATAAGCATGGTCCATAATTAAACTTTGACTTAAAACTGCATTACAAACTTTTCATTCAATTCAAAATCTTGTGTCAaagattgtttactttttttaaattccaaatCAAATTGTCTTTAACATATTGCCTAATCAGCAATTTCTAGTTAACCCTCTAGATCTTCTTACCTTCATAGGGATTTTACAGACAACACCACCAGCTATTTCTGCTGTAAATCCTGCCCTTGAATCTTTTTTACCATTACCAAGATCTTCATGCTTTACTGGTACCTTAAATCAAACATTCCAATGTTAACTGATGATTTCATAAAGTAAAACAGGTGCACACACTCAGATATCTTGCCTGCTTATAATAATCAGCATGATCAGTATTGAATTACAgctgattgcattgagtgtgtaggaaAAGGCAACATATTTGGTAAGCTTGATTgctagctaaaccgtgaagtcattattaggtaaggtatactaccctcctttcaaagtagcctagtcctacagacagatagattggttatctgttggGCTAATCTACTCTTAAATGAGGgaagtttacctaacctaataatgtctttacagttcagctagcaagcaagctagcTAAAGATATTACCTGTACTTTACATTTTGCTAGCAAGCAAGCTAGCTAAAGATATTACCTGTGCCTAAACACTCTATGCAATCAGCtgtaatttatattaaatttgttgcCTTAGGAATTATTAATGATGGTAAATCTAAGAAAGcactttaaatacatttaattCATAAAGTgcttttttatgtataaaatattgtttgctTACAGTTATTTTACTAGCATCATTTAAGGCTTTGATCCATCCTTCTAGATCATCTCCATCCTCTGCCTCTAAATATATGGTCCTCCCAGCATATGTTATTGCTAAAATTAATATAACATATCTATGAAAAGACAAAGCAGTTTTATGGTCTCTAAATATATAGTTCTCCCAGCATATGTTATTACTAAACTTAATACAAGACCatgaattttctttaaaatgtttaacagaGATCAAACTTCTTTCATATTATCTcaaaattagattgattgattgttggttgcttaacgtccagtgtctCAAAATTAGAGGTAGGAACGTTGGACTGTGCTTTGAAAATTAAGACTACTCGAGTGATGAAATAGTCTGTAAGCCAGTTATGATCCCAAGTTATGTTCTAAAGGGAATTATGTGttacaaaacaatacacaaatgtattttatagccttttgactaaaattatttttttcatattttgcccaaatacaaatgtatattttatagagTAAACAACATGCTTTTACTTTTAAATCTGTATGTGCCTCTTTCAATTCGCAAGTCATTGTGCTTTAGATTTGTACTTACAGAAGCAGTTATCAACTTTTGGTCTAAGCTTTCTGGCATCACTAACCTATTAAACATATTAATGGATAGATTGTATAATACTTGACATTAGGACATACTCATAATTCTAATATCACAGTTTAAAAATTCTGAGCTAATAcaatttgtatttaaaagaaaCTTAAAGTTGTAGTTCCCTCAGGCAAAAGTCAAAGGTTGTTTTGGGTCTTTTTATACATGTAGATTCAATGCATTTCTTGCACATTGGCTATCAAAACGTTGGAATACGGCACAACCTGATGATAGTTCATCTAAAACTGTGTATTGTATACAACATAACATCTTATCCACAATAATATGATTCAATGATCTTTAGTTGCAGGTTTAAAATTCTACGATTTGAATGTTTGTATTGATATGATAAGAGCTTAAGTTATTTCCCTTGCTTTATGAAAGTCAACATGCACAAATTTTGCATAAACTATGAAATTAAACTTGTTTAACTGACATTTAGCTAACTTGACTTAATAAAAAGTTGTTTTCTGAACCATTTTCATAGTTTAAGCATGGAATAGTCAATCAAGTCAGAATATATCTTAACTGACTGACTTGTACAGCATGCTTTATTTTGGTTAAGAGAAAATCAGTCAAGGGAAATAACTATTAccactaaatattttaaaaagaacagTGTTCCAATGTCCATCACAATAAATCTGTCAATATTACATTTTGTAGTACGTCATTCAAATGGTAATAAAGTTGCATAAAATGGCTGTACAATAATTTCTTTGGAAAAAAAGTACTTCTAAATGAAATTTATAGGAGAAATATCCAAGTACCAAGTACTAATTGCATAATCAgtcagagatataactctatagggttattacagaaaataacttgtgtgtgttattacagatacttttccttaaattttctaaatctgttataacatatgtttgttatttgtaaaattagtTAATCTATAGTGGACTCTAGGGAACAATTGAGACTTTGCCCAGAAACTAAATGCATAGtcttgataatttatttttaaattgaattaatacatttttgattatcCATGGTTAATCAATGAGACAAGGCTATTAAGGAATTAACTTAGCTGTGATAACTAGGCTTAGTTATTAAAGGaatgtaacttattatataagacacttgggaattactgagaaacttgcgcagaacctcattacatgctctggtcattatttcttacaataaatctaaatacattgtaattaagcatGATTTATGTCTGAGCAAATGTTTTGAAGTGATATAGAGAAGCTGTGataacaccctttagttattacaggcatattttttctgtaataacatataggTGTACTATTGAAAATTGGAATACTATGAACTGCTACATCTTTCAATAGTTAAGTATACATAAAGACAATAGTAATATTAATagaacttgtatacattttaactaaacttatgatgtatattgtccctttcaaacatgtaacatacatatgttatcacagttctttgattttttagtccacaataacaaatgtatgttattttcctgtaataaccctatagagttatatccctgactgATAATAATGTATACACATGTATCATCAACATAGAAATATCAAATACTAATTTTAAGTGGCATACCCTTGAAATAAAGTGAATTTCTATCTCTCCACAAGTTTTACTGTAGTCAGCATGTAAATTCTGAAACAGGAATATAACAATATATCATGATAGTAGAAATTGCAATACTTGTGATATAGTGAACCCTGCATGAGTAAACTGGTTTAGGAGtcaaattaaatatgaaattgtACCTGAAACCAGTCATGCTAAGAATCATAACCAGGTGCTGTGAATTATGTGTTTTGGTATATACATTGGGTTTGTTTGTACAATGTACTATATTTCTTATTTGTCATAATTTTTTCCCGCTGATACACATATTTGACATGGCTTCCCCTAATAATAGTTCCAAATAGATCTACTGTGTTTAGAAACCTCTTGTGTCATTATACGATTACTCTATACTTGTTTAAGTATGAAACTGTATTATAGCATGTATAGCATGTATTGCATGTATTGAATACATTCTACAAAATGTAATTTGAGGCAAATGAAAAATAGCATaagcatttttttacttttttgaagaTCAgaagaaaaaatgtcaaaagacaTAATGTACTTCACTTaactttttattttacctttgCTCAAAGAATTTCGTGCTCGTGCTAGTCAATTGCAATCATAACTCATATAACTATATAGAGTTAATAATAAGAGTTTCAGTTTGCTTCCAACCTTTTAAAACTATATCTACATGTAGTTTTGTCAGTCCTAAATTAAGACACGACAGGACACATCTAATACTGTACATTAAAACTTTACCATCATATTAACCAAGTACAGTTCAACCTGTTTAAAGcgaacctcttcgggacttaaAATTTTGTGCAGTTTTGGCcaatgtttggttttatcagGTTAACAACACACATAATTTGATATGAGGGTGCTTACggacatgtttggtttatacaggttttcggtttatacaTGATTCAGTTTAGTCAAGTTTCACAGTCACTGTATAATGaagtatataaaacatgaaatttaGAAAGTATGTCACTTACTCCAGGATTGTCTTTATAATAATACAGTCGACTTTTCTTCTCATCTAACAAAAAATATCTACGTAGAAATTTTCCACTTCCCTCTTTTTCCTCTGCATTTAAGAAACCACAAAATTTTCCGTTCTTATCTTTGTAAGGCATTGTTCTTCATCTTATAGTGTCTGAAAGTAATGTTTAAAAACTTTGGTAAAGttattgtaaatttttcattttcatctacTCACTATGGGTAGACCTCTTCTTTTAaagcaggggttcaaattaacatttggTACTGGAAGGTCCAGGACCTTTGACACTCAAAACTGAAAGGTCCACAACCTAAATTGCAGGTCCtacttttacttgaaatattttataacacagtaagatacaaaattattgtGCCTTTGGCGTTAGGTTATCTTGTTACATTGTCAGTGTCACTGTTGTATAATATGTtcaataaactaataaatataattgtcttgtatattatgaattcatattatctttatttttttttatttggtagggTGTCACTGTTGGTAGGTGTGTTGTAACCAAGATTAGTAATTAATTACTAATTATATCATTAcctcagggctcacactacttcaactCGATTTTAAAAGTCCACTAGAGCTTGTTACTTTGTTACATTGTATCATATCATTAcctcagggctcacactacttcaactCGATTTTAAAAGTCCACTAGAGCTTGTTACTTTGTTACATTGTATCATATCATTAcctcagggctcacactacttcaactCGATTTTAAAAGTCCACTAGAGCTTGTTACTTTGTTACATTGTATCATATCTAGTTGCACTATTTTTGATAATAAAGTacgaaacttccagctatttacAGGCCCCTAAAAATTGAGGAGAAATTACCCCTTGGAATTGCAGTaatttgtttacactttaaaaacatCTGCATGTCATATCCACATGTAttaatgataaaagaaaaatgctgtcacattgtattggatgttGACATGGAAATTTGTCAACTAAAAAACTTAttaagtaattttgagtttcaacctaaaatattttctggtctttctttcttttccatatatcttttggttttcaattctagtgattatatttcataatcttagatgtattttgtcacaaCTTCAAgcctgacattattttttttattgtatttgatcggcaaacccggaattacccttatccgtcCCGGAAACTGATCCGGTATTGTAATTATCTTCATTTCCGGTTTATATATGGCATccattgtttttctatgttgatgttgtcagtcagatacgatttCACTCGGATTTACAAATTACCTTTTAACGATTTTCGGTATAAAATTAGCGgttggataaaatgaatattgctgtcatgaataataaagatgagaatttattttgagatcgtttatttggaaattttgataaaaaggtctgcgaagttattttttattttctttcaaatcgaaggtccgtcgggcgtagctagtcagtcaggggtactacttgtacaagtgtattttatttacttgaagaagtaaaaaaaatatacatatataagtaaataaataatgtttaaataatctccccttcattttctcaaaaatttacttgtataagtaaatttttcttacaatccaaCAAAagtcctcaagttttgagatgtaaaatcatgcctttaatgatttttcccaggtttgctcaaattttttaattaaagttcaatgtttcatctcattagttcaacaaagaaactgattgcgcaaagatcttaagtatttgcgcaaggccttcaaaaattgctccttgggggcttgtaaatgagcagtgttctgaagataacagacaaatgagattttcattgtccatgaaattgcactgaaatgattagtaaagacatctgcaaagagcagataatttaaaattctattagagcaaagaaatccaaagatttcaataaaagaagataggatgacttttttacttctacaagtaaaaaaatctgaatgtctaagggacataactcagccaatatttttttttacctatacaagtaaataaaattcacttgtataagtagcgtacaaatttacttatatgtgtatatttattttcacttcttcaagtaaataaaatacacttgtacaagtagtacccctgactgtagtAACCAAAACGAAggtccgcttgcaaaagtggaaggtcgcggacctcggaccaccgctaatttgaacccctgttTAAAGTACAGAAGCAATTAACTGTGGATACATTTTTCAATTAACCATTTTCAGAACATCCAATTTCACTGAATAAAGTGggtaaaggtaaaaaaaaaacaaatcaaagtgTACACTAAAATTTACTTTAAGCTTTTACACagacaaattacaaaaaaacaatgtACATATTTTCTTCAATCCACAAAATTAATATTGATGAATGTacgactttaaataaaaatattaaattattaatgaTGGTCTTTTATTGAGATAatgtgtataattttttttacatatgtacATTGAATCCTTTAAATAGGATTCATGAACATTAATAATTGCTTATCTGTCAATACATacatatatgtcatgtatgtgaaGTCTTCTTTTTCATGTTAAAATAACACTGTCACTCTTATTTAATTATTGTCAGTTTGTTATTTCATTTGTACTATActtgccataaccatttaatgtaacaggctttgttttacttttataaattgttacttggatggagagttgtctcattggcactcataccacatctttaagTCAATCTGTCTCAAGTTGATCCAGCCCAAAGTCAATCTGCCCATGTCAATCCAACAGTAACGACTTGGGACGGATTAACTTGGGGCGGGATCAACCAGAAAGCATGTACTATAACTAATATCTTTTCTCTGGATGCTAGTTATGTTATCGTCGTGTCATGT
The window above is part of the Mytilus galloprovincialis chromosome 4, xbMytGall1.hap1.1, whole genome shotgun sequence genome. Proteins encoded here:
- the LOC143072241 gene encoding pleckstrin homology domain-containing family A member 1-like isoform X7, producing the protein MPYKDKNGKFCGFLNAEEKEGSGKFLRRYFLLDEKKSRLYYYKDNPGNLHADYSKTCGEIEIHFISRVSDARKLRPKVDNCFSITYAGRTIYLEAEDGDDLEGWIKALNDASKITVPVKHEDLGNGKKDSRAGFTAEIAGGVVCKIPMKYNKIQVSDEEPGSSDESPNESSGLSASAMQSYISGYCVKQGGMRKNWKRRYFVFSESGFQYYSSDRAKEPLRTLPKADIIDVRRSSSGHSSRDNLFEVVTAKRTFYIQCDDPADTDKWVNMMKQNLPTTQISLTKLTGPNGEAIEDE
- the LOC143072241 gene encoding pleckstrin homology domain-containing family A member 1-like isoform X8 codes for the protein MPYKDKNGKFCGFLNAEEKEGSGKFLRRYFLLDEKKSRLYYYKDNPGNLHADYSKTCGEIEIHFISRVSDARKLRPKVDNCFSITYAGRTIYLEAEDGDDLEGWIKALNDASKITVPVKHEDLGNGKKDSRAGFTAEIAGGVVCKIPMKYNKIQVSDEEPGSSDESPNESSGLSASAMQSYISGYCVKQGGMRKNWKRRYFVFSESGFQYYSSDRAKEPLRTLPKADIIDVRRSSSGHSSRDNLFEVVTAKRTFYIQCDDPADTDKWVNMMKQNLPTTQISLGQMERQLKMSETAI
- the LOC143072241 gene encoding pleckstrin homology domain-containing family A member 1-like isoform X1: MPYKDKNGKFCGFLNAEEKEGSGKFLRRYFLLDEKKSRLYYYKDNPGNLHADYSKTCGEIEIHFISRVSDARKLRPKVDNCFSITYAGRTIYLEAEDGDDLEGWIKALNDASKITVPVKHEDLGNGKKDSRAGFTAEIAGGVVCKIPMKYNKIQVSDEEPGSSDESPNESSGLSASAMQSYISGYCVKQGGMRKNWKRRYFVFSESGFQYYSSDRAKEPLRTLPKADIIDVRRSSSGHSSRDNLFEVVTAKRTFYIQCDDPADTDKWVNMMKQNLPTTQISLGQMERQLKTQSLRRPPTNSQEMAVTRVFPSKEWRPESPQRSSSQIDENQQKKRSWLWS
- the LOC143072241 gene encoding pleckstrin homology domain-containing family A member 1-like isoform X6, whose translation is MPYKDKNGKFCGFLNAEEKEGSGKFLRRYFLLDEKKSRLYYYKDNPGNLHADYSKTCGEIEIHFISRVSDARKLRPKVDNCFSITYAGRTIYLEAEDGDDLEGWIKALNDASKITVPVKHEDLGNGKKDSRAGFTAEIAGGVVCKIPMKYNKIQVSDEEPGSSDESPNESSGLSASAMQSYISGYCVKQGGMRKNWKRRYFVFSESGFQYYSSDRAKEPLRTLPKADIIDVRRSSSGHSSRDNLFEVVTAKRTFYIQCDDPADTDKWVNMMKQNLPTTQISLSPNDVSDDNQEQEAPVKRKFVYASMV
- the LOC143072241 gene encoding pleckstrin homology domain-containing family A member 1-like isoform X3; protein product: MPYKDKNGKFCGFLNAEEKEGSGKFLRRYFLLDEKKSRLYYYKDNPGNLHADYSKTCGEIEIHFISRVSDARKLRPKVDNCFSITYAGRTIYLEAEDGDDLEGWIKALNDASKITVPVKHEDLGNGKKDSRAGFTAEIAGGVVCKIPMKYNKIQVSDEEPGSSDESPNESSGLSASAMQSYISGYCVKQGGMRKNWKRRYFVFSESGFQYYSSDRAKEPLRTLPKADIIDVRRSSSGHSSRDNLFEVVTAKRTFYIQCDDPADTDKWVNMMKQNLPTTQISLTQSLRRPPTNSQEMAVTRVFPSKEWRPESPQRSSSQIDENQQKKRSWLWS
- the LOC143072241 gene encoding pleckstrin homology domain-containing family A member 1-like isoform X2 — its product is MPYKDKNGKFCGFLNAEEKEGSGKFLRRYFLLDEKKSRLYYYKDNPGNLHADYSKTCGEIEIHFISRVSDARKLRPKVDNCFSITYAGRTIYLEAEDGDDLEGWIKALNDASKITVPVKHEDLGNGKKDSRAGFTAEIAGGVVCKIPMKVSDEEPGSSDESPNESSGLSASAMQSYISGYCVKQGGMRKNWKRRYFVFSESGFQYYSSDRAKEPLRTLPKADIIDVRRSSSGHSSRDNLFEVVTAKRTFYIQCDDPADTDKWVNMMKQNLPTTQISLGQMERQLKTQSLRRPPTNSQEMAVTRVFPSKEWRPESPQRSSSQIDENQQKKRSWLWS
- the LOC143072241 gene encoding pleckstrin homology domain-containing family A member 1-like isoform X4, which codes for MPYKDKNGKFCGFLNAEEKEGSGKFLRRYFLLDEKKSRLYYYKDNPGNLHADYSKTCGEIEIHFISRVSDARKLRPKVDNCFSITYAGRTIYLEAEDGDDLEGWIKALNDASKITVPVKHEDLGNGKKDSRAGFTAEIAGGVVCKIPMKVSDEEPGSSDESPNESSGLSASAMQSYISGYCVKQGGMRKNWKRRYFVFSESGFQYYSSDRAKEPLRTLPKADIIDVRRSSSGHSSRDNLFEVVTAKRTFYIQCDDPADTDKWVNMMKQNLPTTQISLTQSLRRPPTNSQEMAVTRVFPSKEWRPESPQRSSSQIDENQQKKRSWLWS
- the LOC143072241 gene encoding pleckstrin homology domain-containing family A member 1-like isoform X5, with the protein product MPYKDKNGKFCGFLNAEEKEGSGKFLRRYFLLDEKKSRLYYYKDNPGNLHADYSKTCGEIEIHFISRVSDARKLRPKVDNCFSITYAGRTIYLEAEDGDDLEGWIKALNDASKITVPVKHEDLGNGKKDSRAGFTAEIAGGVVCKIPMKYNKIQVSDEEPGSSDESPNESSGLSASAMQSYISGYCVKQGGMRKNWKRRYFVFSESGFQYYSSDRAKEPLRTLPKADIIDVRRSSSGHSSRDNLFEVVTAKRTFYIQCDDPADTDKWVNMMKQNLPTTQISLTKLTGPNGEAIEDAESTEAANELSGDGSDPGVS
- the LOC143072241 gene encoding pleckstrin homology domain-containing family A member 1-like isoform X9, with protein sequence MPYKDKNGKFCGFLNAEEKEGSGKFLRRYFLLDEKKSRLYYYKDNPGNLHADYSKTCGEIEIHFISRVSDARKLRPKVDNCFSITYAGRTIYLEAEDGDDLEGWIKALNDASKITVPVKHEDLGNGKKDSRAGFTAEIAGGVVCKIPMKYNKIQVSDEEPGSSDESPNESSGLSASAMQSYISGYCVKQGGMRKNWKRRYFVFSESGFQYYSSDRAKEPLRTLPKADIIDVRRSSSGHSSRDNLFEVVTAKRTFYIQCDDPADTDKWVNMMKQNLPTTQISLMSETAI